The following DNA comes from Candidatus Angelobacter sp..
ACGGATCGTTGTCCACCAGCGCGGCGCGCACTTGTCCGCGCAGGGCAGCGGCGGACATGACCGCTGCAAACCGGCTGCCCAAATGCCACGGCGCCATGTCCACGTTTCCCAACTCCGCGGCCGTCTTCCAGTCGCGTGCCGCGAACCCGGGTTTTTCCCAACCTTCAGCATGATCCGCGGACCACAGCCAGGTCTTGTCGGTGCTGAAATCCATGATTACCTCGCCCGCTTTGCCGGCGGTCGTCTGCTCGCCACGTATCCGCGCGTAAAGAATCAACCCTGCCGGATTGGACTGGTCGGCGGATTTGTTGTCGGGACCGCCGGGATCATTCACCGCCTGCACCGCAAATAGATTTGAGCCCCTGACCAGGTGTGAACGCAGGTCCACCAGCTTGAGTTTGTTATGGTCGTTGCCGGAGGCGGCTTCCCTGCCATTGATGAAAAGTTTGAAACTGTTGTCGCAGGTCACCACGGCCACGGCTTCTGTCGGCATTACCGGCAGGTTGATCTCCTTTCGCCAATAAAGCGTCGATGCTTCGGTTTTCTCCGCTGCCCGGGCGTCTTTCCAGATCCACTTCGGTTGAACGGACACCCGCCCCAACTGCGGATCGCCGTCGGCGAAATCAACCTGTGCCGCGGGCGCATCGAACCACACGCCGGTCACGGCTGCCAGCGCGTCGAGGAATTGTTCGCCCGAAAGCCGGCGCACCACCGGACCGCGAAAAACGAATTCTTTAGACGACAGTTCGGGGATCGGAACAGCCGGAAGTTGATAGGCCTGCGAAGTCAGGATCAGCTCAATCGTGTGCCTGAGGTTGTAGCCGTTCTCCGAGAGGTCGGAGGCGAGCCAGTCCAGCAGGTCCTGATTCCACGCCGGATTGTCCATTTCGTCGGTTGGCTCGATGAGGCCGCGCCCCATGAATTTCGCCCAGAGCCGGTTCACCATCGTGCGCGTCAGCCGGCCGTCCTTCTTCGACGTGATGATATCCGCGAGTTGTTTCAACCGCTCCGCCTTGGGCGCTTTCGGGTCGATGTCCCCCAGCTCCCGGTAAATGAATTTCGTTTTGGCGAACTGTCCGGTCGGCTTGTCGCAATGAACCATTTCCAGTGGCTTGTCGGAGAAGACGCCGGCCAGGCCATAGGAATCGGACAGCATCCAGTCGTTGATGAAGCTGTCATGGCAGGAGGCGCACTTGAGGTTCACCCCCATAAAGACCTGCGAGATGTTTTGCGCGGCCTGCATCTGCGGTGTCTGGCTGGCGTTCACAACGCCGCGCCAGACGATGCCTTTTACGAAGCCTTCCGATTCAGGGACGGGACTGATCAGTTCGCGCACGAATTCGTCGAACGGCATGTTCGTCGCCAGCGCGGAATAGAGCCAGCGGGTGATCTGGGTGCGTCCGCCGTCAATGTAACCGGTGCCACGATAATCGTTGCGCAACGCGTCGTTCCAGAACGTCAACCAATGCTCGGCATAGCGGCGATTGTCGGCCAGC
Coding sequences within:
- a CDS encoding DUF1549 domain-containing protein; translated protein: PAIVPGKSAESHLIELVAGLDPDSVMPQKGKRLTSGQIGLLRAWIDQGAPWDAKISFAKPPPVNLVPRKPELPAARRGVTNPIDRILHPYFAAHGIKPSDPVSDRVFARRVYLDAIGLLPAPSELDAFLADKQPDKRGRLVRRLLADNRRYAEHWLTFWNDALRNDYRGTGYIDGGRTQITRWLYSALATNMPFDEFVRELISPVPESEGFVKGIVWRGVVNASQTPQMQAAQNISQVFMGVNLKCASCHDSFINDWMLSDSYGLAGVFSDKPLEMVHCDKPTGQFAKTKFIYRELGDIDPKAPKAERLKQLADIITSKKDGRLTRTMVNRLWAKFMGRGLIEPTDEMDNPAWNQDLLDWLASDLSENGYNLRHTIELILTSQAYQLPAVPIPELSSKEFVFRGPVVRRLSGEQFLDALAAVTGVWFDAPAAQVDFADGDPQLGRVSVQPKWIWKDARAAEKTEASTLYWRKEINLPVMPTEAVAVVTCDNSFKLFINGREAASGNDHNKLKLVDLRSHLVRGSNLFAVQAVNDPGGPDNKSADQSNPAGLILYARIRGEQTTAGKAGEVIMDFSTDKTWLWSADHAEGWEKPGFAARDWKTAAELGNVDMAPWHLGSRFAAVMSAAALRGQVRAALVDNDPLMTALGRPNREQVVTTRSSTATTLEALEMTNGSALAGLLERGAQHVVQEWPKSNRELVNAIYERALSRKPKEDELRLAEEMVGTPVKKEGVEDLLWAMTMLPEFQLIY